A part of Candidatus Bathyarchaeota archaeon genomic DNA contains:
- a CDS encoding long-chain fatty acid--CoA ligase has protein sequence MSDGTAPWFRCWPAAVPTRLSYSSVPLQGLLEASAHRFGGKAAVVFAGETLSYSDLDSLCARFANGLCGLGIAKGDRVALNLPNIPQFIIAYFGALKAGAAVTAISPLHRQREVAYQLSDSGAKALITLDSLHPVVEEAKKKTPLQHVIVTGITEFGAQKTPAWAPPDTVPFQELLTASTRPLNMPVSPSDLAALQYTGGTTGTAKGAMLTHRNLTSNAQQFAAAIQATPDDIFLTALPLFHIYGMTTSLTVPVSVGASMVLLPKFEAAKALQAIAQHKVTVFCGVPTMYQMLLADPALPSYDLTSIRVCISGASSLPPQVQHLFMDATGGLLAEGYGLTEASPVTHCSPVARMAPLRVGSIGLPLPDTEAKIVDLETATKTLGAGEVGELAVKGPQVMLGYWNCPDETAATLQDGWLLTGDIARMDSDGYFYVVDRKKDLIKHKDYSVYPRELEDVLYEHPAVKLCAVVGKPDAATGEVPKAYIVLKAGSVVSAQELMVFVNDKVASYKTIREVEFRAELPLSAAGKVLRRQLK, from the coding sequence TTGAGCGACGGAACCGCGCCATGGTTCAGATGCTGGCCTGCGGCTGTTCCCACGCGCCTGTCTTATTCTTCTGTGCCGCTTCAGGGGCTGCTTGAGGCGTCGGCGCATCGGTTCGGCGGAAAGGCAGCAGTGGTTTTTGCTGGCGAAACCTTGTCTTATTCGGATTTGGATTCTTTGTGCGCTCGATTCGCGAATGGTCTCTGCGGGTTAGGCATAGCTAAAGGCGACCGCGTCGCGCTCAACTTGCCCAACATCCCACAGTTCATAATCGCCTACTTCGGAGCCCTCAAAGCAGGCGCCGCAGTCACAGCCATAAGCCCCCTGCACCGCCAACGCGAAGTCGCCTATCAACTATCTGATTCAGGCGCCAAAGCCCTCATCACACTCGACAGCCTCCACCCAGTCGTCGAGGAGGCAAAGAAGAAGACTCCCCTGCAGCATGTCATAGTTACGGGGATAACAGAATTCGGCGCCCAAAAAACCCCCGCTTGGGCCCCTCCCGATACAGTTCCCTTCCAAGAACTCCTCACCGCATCCACACGCCCACTTAACATGCCCGTCAGTCCCTCCGATTTAGCCGCGCTCCAATACACCGGCGGCACCACCGGAACCGCCAAAGGCGCCATGCTCACCCACCGCAACCTCACCTCAAACGCGCAGCAATTCGCCGCCGCCATCCAAGCCACCCCCGACGACATCTTTTTGACTGCGCTGCCACTTTTCCACATCTACGGCATGACCACCAGCCTCACCGTTCCAGTCAGCGTAGGCGCCTCGATGGTGCTGCTCCCTAAATTCGAAGCAGCCAAAGCGCTCCAAGCCATCGCGCAGCATAAGGTAACGGTGTTCTGCGGCGTCCCCACCATGTACCAGATGCTCCTCGCCGACCCCGCCTTGCCAAGCTACGACCTAACTTCAATCCGCGTATGCATCTCAGGGGCGTCTTCGTTGCCGCCGCAGGTGCAGCATCTCTTCATGGATGCCACGGGCGGCTTGTTGGCGGAGGGATATGGGCTCACGGAGGCTTCTCCGGTTACACATTGCAGCCCCGTGGCCCGCATGGCGCCGCTTAGGGTGGGCTCGATTGGTTTGCCCCTGCCTGACACCGAAGCCAAAATCGTGGATTTAGAAACAGCCACCAAAACCCTCGGCGCCGGCGAAGTAGGCGAATTAGCAGTGAAGGGTCCGCAGGTGATGCTGGGCTACTGGAACTGCCCCGACGAAACCGCAGCGACGCTTCAAGATGGCTGGCTGCTCACCGGCGACATCGCCCGCATGGACAGCGACGGCTACTTCTATGTGGTGGACCGCAAAAAAGACCTCATCAAACACAAAGACTACAGCGTCTACCCACGCGAACTCGAAGATGTACTCTACGAGCACCCAGCGGTGAAACTGTGCGCGGTCGTGGGCAAACCTGATGCGGCGACAGGTGAGGTTCCCAAGGCATACATTGTTCTCAAGGCGGGCAGTGTTGTTTCGGCGCAGGAACTGATGGTTTTTGTTAATGACAAGGTGGCGTCTTACAAGACGATCCGTGAGGTGGAGTTTAGAGCGGAGTTGCCCCTTAGTGCTGCGGGAAAGGTTCTGCGGCGGCAGCTCAAGTGA
- a CDS encoding heavy metal-binding domain-containing protein: MNCIRCGNNVPDGAGFCPKCGAQQTTPSQFLIVTTPTVAGYKIKKVLGVVTGMTPRTRGIFGQFVGGLESMVGGEVTAFSTEMEKARWDAIDRAKARAAAMGANAIIGLDVETSSIGQTSIVLFSATGTAVVLEPETSEGASV; the protein is encoded by the coding sequence TTGAATTGCATCCGATGCGGCAACAACGTTCCCGACGGCGCAGGCTTCTGCCCCAAATGCGGCGCCCAACAAACCACCCCCTCACAGTTCCTGATTGTAACCACTCCCACGGTTGCAGGCTACAAAATCAAAAAAGTCCTCGGCGTCGTCACAGGCATGACTCCCCGCACCCGAGGCATCTTCGGCCAGTTCGTAGGGGGACTTGAATCGATGGTCGGCGGCGAAGTCACGGCTTTTTCCACTGAGATGGAGAAGGCACGTTGGGACGCCATCGACCGCGCTAAAGCCCGCGCTGCAGCCATGGGCGCAAACGCCATCATCGGCTTGGACGTGGAGACCTCAAGCATAGGGCAAACCAGCATCGTACTGTTTTCGGCGACTGGAACCGCCGTTGTACTGGAGCCTGAAACCTCCGAGGGCGCATCTGTGTAG
- a CDS encoding nitrogen fixation protein NifH — protein MNDWKSALKADPTDWLLEPENPSVRYFTLTDILQKPPQSPQVLEAKAAIMQAGAVPKILARMQSGGYWETPQSHYTAKYKGSVWQLIILAELGADSADSRVQSACEFLLQNSQHLGSGGFSMAHSERAGGGRESGVIPCLTGNMVFSLIRLGYLDDSRVQKGIEWINAYQRFDDGEGAPKGWPYDKYVMCFGKHSCHMGAAKALKALSEIPAENRDSKTSAIIEAGAEYFLKHHIYKKSHDLNKVSKPGWLKFGFPLMYQTDALELLGILTKLGYKDERMQETVDLVVSKQDQRGYWKLESTFNGRFQTSIERKGEPSKWITLKALSALKRYYS, from the coding sequence CTGAACGATTGGAAATCTGCCCTGAAGGCCGACCCTACAGATTGGCTCTTAGAACCAGAGAACCCCTCTGTCCGCTACTTCACCCTAACCGACATCCTACAAAAACCCCCGCAGAGCCCCCAAGTCCTTGAGGCTAAAGCAGCAATCATGCAAGCTGGCGCGGTCCCCAAAATCCTCGCAAGAATGCAAAGCGGCGGCTACTGGGAAACCCCGCAGTCGCATTACACGGCTAAATACAAAGGCAGCGTCTGGCAACTCATCATCCTAGCCGAACTCGGCGCTGACTCAGCCGACAGTAGGGTGCAAAGTGCCTGTGAATTCCTTCTCCAGAACAGCCAGCACCTTGGCAGCGGGGGGTTTTCGATGGCCCATTCGGAGAGGGCTGGGGGAGGCAGAGAAAGCGGCGTTATCCCATGCTTAACGGGCAACATGGTCTTTAGCCTAATCCGCTTAGGCTACTTAGACGACTCTAGAGTGCAGAAGGGGATAGAGTGGATTAACGCTTACCAGCGCTTCGATGACGGGGAAGGTGCACCTAAAGGCTGGCCATACGATAAATACGTCATGTGCTTTGGGAAACACAGCTGCCACATGGGAGCTGCCAAAGCGCTGAAAGCTCTATCAGAAATCCCGGCGGAAAACCGAGACAGCAAAACCTCAGCCATCATTGAGGCGGGCGCCGAATATTTCCTCAAACACCACATCTACAAAAAAAGCCACGACCTCAACAAGGTCTCCAAACCCGGCTGGCTTAAATTCGGGTTTCCCTTGATGTACCAAACCGATGCCTTGGAGTTGCTGGGTATCCTAACAAAACTCGGCTATAAGGACGAACGAATGCAGGAGACAGTTGACCTTGTGGTTTCAAAGCAGGATCAGCGGGGCTACTGGAAGCTTGAATCCACATTCAACGGCAGATTCCAAACCAGCATCGAACGCAAGGGTGAACCCAGCAAATGGATAACCCTAAAAGCGCTAAGCGCACTAAAGAGATACTACAGTTAA
- a CDS encoding flavodoxin family protein: MKTLLVVYSYHHNNTQKVAEAIAQVLDAQTQTPQQTNPQDLQAYSLLGFGAGIDSGKHYKPLLDFADQLPSGNGQKAFIFSTSGVSNPKYQTKIHKTLREKLEAKGYVIQGDFNCHGYNTNSFLKHIGGMNKGRPNAEDLQEAKEFALNLKGKIGE; this comes from the coding sequence ATGAAAACACTCTTAGTGGTCTATTCATATCATCATAACAATACTCAGAAGGTCGCCGAGGCCATAGCTCAGGTTCTGGACGCCCAAACACAGACGCCACAGCAAACAAACCCCCAAGACCTCCAAGCCTACAGCCTCCTCGGCTTTGGCGCAGGAATAGACAGCGGAAAACACTACAAGCCCCTGCTGGACTTCGCGGATCAACTGCCCAGCGGCAACGGCCAAAAAGCGTTTATTTTCTCAACCAGCGGCGTCTCAAACCCCAAATACCAAACAAAAATCCACAAGACCCTACGCGAGAAACTCGAAGCTAAAGGCTACGTGATCCAAGGCGACTTTAACTGCCACGGCTACAACACTAACAGCTTCCTCAAACACATCGGCGGCATGAACAAGGGCCGACCCAACGCCGAAGACCTCCAGGAAGCAAAAGAATTTGCGCTCAACCTGAAAGGAAAAATTGGTGAATAG
- a CDS encoding flavodoxin domain-containing protein, with protein sequence MAKVFIFYDSKYGNTKQAAKQILEGIRSEGVEADMGYIKDASLQTAEGYDAIVLGAPNHMGRPSRAMKRFVESLALADLKAKSVAVFGTYSGRVRLQDRAEKKLEKLAAQKLPKLKQLTPGLSVRVKGVTGPLAEGELPRCFEFGKKVAAQLKT encoded by the coding sequence ATGGCGAAGGTCTTTATCTTCTACGATTCAAAATACGGCAACACCAAACAGGCAGCAAAACAAATCCTTGAAGGCATACGCTCGGAGGGCGTGGAAGCCGACATGGGCTACATTAAAGACGCCAGCCTCCAGACCGCAGAAGGCTACGACGCCATAGTTTTGGGGGCGCCAAACCACATGGGCCGACCCTCACGGGCTATGAAGCGTTTTGTAGAAAGCTTAGCCTTAGCAGACCTAAAAGCAAAAAGTGTCGCTGTTTTCGGCACCTACTCAGGTAGGGTCCGCCTCCAAGACCGAGCCGAGAAAAAACTGGAAAAGCTAGCAGCCCAAAAATTGCCCAAGCTAAAGCAGCTTACGCCGGGGCTGTCTGTGAGGGTGAAGGGCGTAACGGGGCCCCTAGCCGAGGGGGAACTGCCCCGGTGTTTTGAGTTCGGCAAAAAAGTTGCGGCTCAACTGAAAACTTGA